The window GAAGACGTGGCGGAGATCTTGGAATTTACCGCGGAGCACGACATTCCGGCGGGCAAGGTGTTGGTGATGCCGGAAGGCCGCAGCGCCGCCGAGCTCGACCGCCATGGACTCGCCCTCACCGGCCCGTGCATGGAGCACGGCTGGCGCTTCTGCGACCGACTCCACGTCCGGCTCTGGGGGGACAAGCGGGGCGTCTGAAAATCAGTCAGCAACTTTTCCCTCGCATGCCGGTTCCATTCACCGGAAACTACCTCCTGTCACCATGAAGCGCGACTCACACTCCTCCAGCGACTTCGCGAAAGATCTCGAAAAGGATCCCGTCTGGGACCTCCTGCGGGAAAGCCGCAGCGCCCGGCCGAGCCCGAATTTCGCCGACAATGTCGTCCGCGCCGCACGCCTCAAAGGCCAGGAAAAGCCATGGTGGAGCCGGATCTGGATTCCCGCCGCGATCGGCACTTCCCTCGCCGGGGCTGCCGCGCTCGTGGCAGTCGTGGTTACCCTCCAGTCCCAGCCCGGGACCGGCTCGGCCCACGAAAACTCCATCGTCCAAGTGACCGCTCCGGACACCTCGCTGGCCGGACTTCAGGACGATTTTGAAAACGAGGTCTTCCTCGAAGCATCCGATCACCTCGGCAAATACGACGACGCCGAGCTGGTCTCGATGATCGGCTTCTGAAAGTTGCCTGACATCCTCTTTCGACCCTCCGCCGGATACCCTCGTGTATCCGGCGGATTTCTTTTGCCCCTCTGGAGGCCTACCTCAGCGGGGCCTTGAAGGTGTAGCTGCCTGATCCTGCCGCGAAGATCGCGCGGCCTTTTTCCTGACGAAGGAACTTTGCACCCGTCTGGGCGACCTTGTCCGCGCTCGTGGTTGGCACGCTGATCTCGGCGGTCGTGTTCGGCGGGATCGTCACTTCCATCTGAATCATGCCACCTGCCACCTTCCAGGAGGATTCGATGCGACCCCGGATGGAATCGTAGTGACCCTTCGCATGATCCAGGCCACCGCCCGGGACGGGAGCCACCGAGACCTTCCCAAAGCCCGGCTCCAGCGGCGTGATGCCGAGCACGGTCTGGTATAGCCACTCGACGCAGGCACCGTAGGCGTAGTGGTTGAAGGAATTCATCGAGACGTCGCCGAAGCCGTTCTCCAGCGTGTAGCTGTTCCAGCGCTCCCAGATGGTGGTCGCCCCCTGCTCGATGGAGTAGCCCCATGAGGGGTAGGTCTTCTTGCGGATGAGCGCATAGGCCAGGTCGTCGCGGCCGATCTCGCTGAGCACCGGCAGCAGCAGGTTCACGCCGAGGAATCCGGTGGCAAGGTGTCCGCCCTTCGCATCGATCGCCGCGGCGAGCTGGCGGGCCGCCTTGCCCCGCTGCTCCGTGGTGAGCAGGTCGAAGCGGATCGCCGCCAGGTAGCCGGTCTGGGTGTCGTTGCCGATCTTGCCGTCCGGCTTCACATAGGCGTTCTGGAAGGCCTTGCGGATTTCCTCGAAGCGCTTGGCGTAAGCAGCCGCCTCGTCGGTCTTTCCAAGCGCGGCCGCCAGCTCGGACGCGAGCTTGTTACTATGGGCATGGTAGGCGGTGCCCAGCAGGTCCTTCGGCGTGTCGCCGCCCACGGCCAGCCAGTCGCCGAAGCCTTCGTTCGGGCCGAGATCCTGCGGGGCCTTCGCGCGGTAGAGCGCGAGGTGCTTGCGGATCGCCTCGAAGTGCTCCTCCGCGGAACGGGTGTCGCCATACATTCGGTAGAGCGTCCATGGCACGATCACGCCGGCATCGGCCCAGCCCGGGCTCCACATGTCGTGATACACCGGTGCCATTCCGGGGAAGCCGCCGGATGGATTCTGCGCGTCCACCATGTCCTGCATCCACTTCGTCAGGAAGGAGTCCACGTTCATGTTGTAGGACGCCGTCTGGGCAAAGACCTGCGTATCCCCGCTCCAGCCCATGCGCTCGTCGCGCTGCGGACAATCGGTCGGCACCTCCAGGTAGTTCGACCGCTGGCCCCACATCGTGTTCTTGTAGATCGCATTGATCAGCGGGTCCGAGCACGAGAAGGAGCCCGTGGTCTCCAGATCCGAGTGAAGGACGATGCCGGTGAGCGTGGAGCGATCCGCGGGCTGCGGCAGGCCGCTGATTTCCGCATAGCGGAAGCCGTGAAAAGTGAAGCGCGGCTCCCAGATTTCCTCGCCGTCGCCCTTGCAGATGTAGTGGTCGATCGCGCGGGCCGAGCGCAGGTTCTCGGTGTAGAGCTTGCCATTCGGCTGGAGCATCTCGCCAAAGCGCAGGCGGATGGTGGTGCCGGCCGGAGCCTTCGTCTTCAGGCGGACCCAGCCGGAGAAGTTCTGGCCGAAGTCGATGATCTGCGTTCCTGCGTGCGGGCTGGTGATCTTCACCGCTTCCAGCTCGCCGGTCCGGCGCACCGGCGGCATCGGGTAGGCCTCCAGCACTGCGGGCTCGTATTCTGCACCAGTCACGACCGGCTTCCACGCGGCATCACTGAAGCCCGGGGCATCCCAGCCCTCCTGCTCCAGCCGTGCATCGTAGGTCTCCCCGGCGAACATGTCCGCCTCCAGGATGGGCCCGGTGCTCGCCTTCCATGAGCCGTCGCTCGTCACCAGCTCGGTACTACCGTCATCGTAGGTGAGCTGGAGCTGCGCCTTCAGCCGGGTCTTCGAGCCATGGCGGTTTTGCCCGAGTATGCTGATGTTCCCGCGGAACCATCCGTCGCCGAGAAGCGCGCCGAGCGTGTTCGCCCCTTCATTGATGCGGTCGGTCACGTCGTAGGCGCGGTAGTAGAGGCGCTTCCGGTAGTCCGTCCATCCGGGGGCGAAGACCGAGTCGTCCACCGGCATGCCATTCAGCCGCGGTTCCACGTGGCCGAGCGCCGTGGTGTAGAGCATCGCCCGCTGCGGCTTGCGCGAGACCGTGAAGTCCTTCCGCAACTGCGTGGCCGGGAGATACGACTTCACGTGTACTTCCGGCTTCAGCGGCCCCCATGGCGCGACGCCATTCTTCCCGAGATCATCCGCCGCGGCGAAGCGCTTGCCATCGCGCGATGCCTCCCAGTTGCTGCCGGTGGTGAAGGTCTGCACGCCACCGTCCGCAAACTCCACGACGATCGCGCCGATCAGCCCCGTGGCGGACTCCCCGTTGTTCACCTCGGCGGTCAGGATGTTTTCGCCGGGAAGAAGGACCGCAGCCACCGGCTTCACGCCGACGCTTCGCCATGACTTTCCGGAAAGCGTCGCGCTGCCATTCACCGCGAGCGTGAAATCGTCGTCGGCGGTGAAGAAGACCGTGGCTTGCCGGACGACGCGGTCCTTCGGAAGCTGGAACTTCCCGCGGAACCACGACTTGCCCGCGGCATCCGTCTTCCCAGCGCGGATCCAGCTCGCCTCCGCGAACGCCTCGACCGGCGGCGGTGTCTCGCGCCACGGCAGGTCCGCCGGAGCCACGTCATCGAGGCCGATCCACTCCCCCTTCCAATCACTCTGCGCCAAAAGACCCGTGCCCCATCGCGCCGGCTCGCTCCATGCCGAGGGCTTGTCGGAGCCGTCCCACGCCATCACCTTCCAGTGCGCGCTCGCACCTGACGCCATCGCCTTGCCCGCATAGCTCAGGTGCAGCGTGTCCGCCGAGGCCACCTTGCCCGTGTCCCACAGGTCGCCCTGGTCCTTCGCCAACAGGTCGGATGACGACGCCACCAGAATGCGGTAGGCCGACTGCATCGTATCCGTCTCCTCCGATTGGATGCGCCATGAAAGGCGCGGCAGTTCGTCAATTGCTTCCGGATTCTGCAACGACAGGACCCGTGGATCGACCACTGCGATTTCGCCGCGGCTCGTCGAGATCAGGGACAGGAGGATAAGGGGCAATCGGTTCATCGGATCAGAGGGTTTCTTTCAGGAAAACGCCCCGCAGCCGATGCCGCCCCGCACGCAACGGAGGCAGGGAAAAGTGGCCGCAGGTTCATGAGTCACCCGAACGACTAACGGCGCACACGGAATAAGAAACGTTAATTGCACCTAGGAAATTAGCTAGGATGCTCTCTAAACCTCATCACAAAAAGCAGCGCCCCGACGAATGGAGTCCGCCGGGGCGCTGCATCGGCCGGCATGAGCCTGCCGTTCTAACAAGACTTCATCAGCCCGTCGCTTCGAGCGCGCCCGCCTTCAACTGCTCCGCGGCCTTCGCCCACCAATCACCTTCCGGATCCGCGTAGGGGCGGAAGGTTTCGGTGGTGCCGTGCGCTTCATTGTAGAGCAGCGCGCGATGCAGGCCGAGGCTTCCGGCCGCGGGGGAATCGATGAGGTTCGCCGAATCGTTCGCGCTCATCTGGAAGAGCACCCGCATTTCGAATTCCGCCATCACCTTCCGCGGCAGCCAGCGGCTGACATTGTTCCAGGTATCGACGCCGGCGATGATGTGGATGCCCAGGGGGCCGCCTTCGCTCGCGATGTCGGCGAGGACCTTCGAGGGATTCGGACCGGACGGGCCGTCGTCCATCGAGAAGAGGAAGTCATCCTCTTGGCGCAGCTTCTTGAACTTCTGCATGCCGTGGATGACGACGAAGATCTCCGGGCCATCGCTCTCACCCGCGCTGCGTTTCGCGAGTTCGGCGGCGAGTTCCCCGATTGCATCCGCGACTCCTGCCGGGCCGACGACCTTCACGTCCTGGGGCAGGCTGGCGGCGAGACGCTTCGAGGCATTGCTGCCATCGAGGATCACGAATCGCCCGCCATCCGCAGGCAGGCCTGCGGCGAGGGAGAACGACGCCACCTCGAGCAAGGTGGCCACCCGCTCGTCCGACTGGCCGACCAAGAGCATGTGGCTGCCACTGCGGCGACCGAAGACCGCCTCGGTCGGACCCTTGATCGCATTCGGCTCTCCGAGCCATGCCTTGATCTCGGCAGGGCGCGATTGCGGGCGCTCGGCCAGAAGACCGGCGAGTTCGAGATTCGCATCGAGATCCGCGGGAGCATTTCCCTCGAAGACCACCGGGGCGGCGGGCTTTCTCCCCCGCTCCGCCGCGAGCGCGGTCACACGGTCGAGCATCGCATTGCGGTCGTCCTCGGCGAGCCACACGGTCTGGAATGGACTGTTCGCCGCCAGGGCACCGGCGTTGTCATTGTAGATCCCCTCGCCCGGCCGGGTCAGCAGGCGCGGCGCAGGGTTGTCATCGTCCATGATGAGATACGCGTCGGCCTCGTTGCACTGAAGCGCGATGCGGACGACCATCTGGCCGATGGTAGCGCGGGCCAGCGTGTAGGCACCGCCGAGCGTCTGCGAGCCGAGAATCACGTGGATGCCGAAGGCTCGGCCCTGACGGACGATGCGGTCTAACAAAAGCGACGCCGACTGGGCCACGGAGTCATCCTCGGTGAAGATCTCCTGGAACTCATCGATCATCAGCAGTGTCCGCGGCAAAGGCTGCCCGCTGGCCTTGCGATAGCCCGCCACGTCCTGCACCCCGGCCTTCCGGAAAAGCTCACCGCGGCGGCGCAGCTCATCATCCACGCGCTGGAGGACGCTGAGGCCGAATTCACGATCGCTCTCGATGGCCACCACACGCGCGTGCGGCAGGCGGCGCGATCCGTAGCACTTGAACTCGACGCCCTTCTTGAAGTCCACGAGGTAGAATTCCACCTCGTCCGGACTGCAATGCAGCGCGAGATTCGTGATCATCACGTGGAAGAGCGTGGACTTGCCCGAACCCGTCTTGCCCGCGATGAGCGCGTGCTGACGGGTGCCCTTTCCAAGCGCGAGCATCTGGAATTTCTTCGCGCCGCTGCGGCCGATTGGCACCCGCAACTCGTCGCCCGTGCTGCTGGTCCACCACTCGCTCTCCGGCGGGGAGATGTGGGAAAAGGGCACCTCGACGCGATTCGAGTCCACACTCGCCTGGCCGAGCCGGTGCACGAGCGCCGTCTCCAGATCGCCCTTCGGTGGCGCAGAGAGCACGGTCTGGTCAGCCCCGGCTGGCATGCTGACGAGGCGGTAGTGATCATTGTGCGGGACGAGGCGCAGGCAGGCCTTCTCCAGCGCATCGGCGAGGGCGGGATCGACCTGCTGGCGCGGATCACGATGCACCAGCAGATACACGCCGCAGCGTGCGCCGCTGGTGGCGATGCTCAGCAGGCGCTTCGATGCGGTGTCGCTGAAGGCCGCGGGGAAACCCGAGACCACCACGAAGCGCTGCTTCTCCGCCACCGTGCCCGCCTGCTCGTTGTATTCGTCGAGCGTGGCATACTCGTTGCGGAGGTACATCTGGATGACCTTCTCGATGTGCTCGTTGATCTCCGCGAGGCGCTCCTCGATCTGCGTCGTCTGCGTCCAGATGCGGCCGTGGATGAGCGTCTCCTCGTAGTCGCCGAGATGCATCAGCCCCGCGAAGTCCTTCCCGAGTCCGACCGGGTCGATGAGAGTGAAGATCGCGCGTCCCGCAGGATGGGTGGTCAGCACGCGCAGCACGATTTCATTGATCGTCGCCGCTGCCGCCGTGGCATCGCCTTCCAGCATGACCGAGCCGCGGTCGGGGAAGCCGAGCGCGAGCGGGATGTCGAATTCGGCGGGGCCATCGAGCGTGAAGATAGCGCTCTCCGGCATGCCGCCCGCGAGCTGCTTCATCAGCACGTGGAGCTTGCCAAAGGGCAGCGCGCGCTCGGCCGTCTCCGGCGGGGCCCACGTGCCGATCCACGATTCATCCCAGCCGGGAAAACGGGCCTCGGCCTGCGCTGCGAGTCCCAGCAACTCGGAGTGGACGGGCTTCACCTGCTCCACCCACTCGACGAGCAGCGCATCCAGCCCCTGCTGCCTGGCGGCATCCGCCGCGGCGACTCCGGCAGCATAC of the Luteolibacter flavescens genome contains:
- a CDS encoding glycoside hydrolase family 78 protein, which gives rise to MNRLPLILLSLISTSRGEIAVVDPRVLSLQNPEAIDELPRLSWRIQSEETDTMQSAYRILVASSSDLLAKDQGDLWDTGKVASADTLHLSYAGKAMASGASAHWKVMAWDGSDKPSAWSEPARWGTGLLAQSDWKGEWIGLDDVAPADLPWRETPPPVEAFAEASWIRAGKTDAAGKSWFRGKFQLPKDRVVRQATVFFTADDDFTLAVNGSATLSGKSWRSVGVKPVAAVLLPGENILTAEVNNGESATGLIGAIVVEFADGGVQTFTTGSNWEASRDGKRFAAADDLGKNGVAPWGPLKPEVHVKSYLPATQLRKDFTVSRKPQRAMLYTTALGHVEPRLNGMPVDDSVFAPGWTDYRKRLYYRAYDVTDRINEGANTLGALLGDGWFRGNISILGQNRHGSKTRLKAQLQLTYDDGSTELVTSDGSWKASTGPILEADMFAGETYDARLEQEGWDAPGFSDAAWKPVVTGAEYEPAVLEAYPMPPVRRTGELEAVKITSPHAGTQIIDFGQNFSGWVRLKTKAPAGTTIRLRFGEMLQPNGKLYTENLRSARAIDHYICKGDGEEIWEPRFTFHGFRYAEISGLPQPADRSTLTGIVLHSDLETTGSFSCSDPLINAIYKNTMWGQRSNYLEVPTDCPQRDERMGWSGDTQVFAQTASYNMNVDSFLTKWMQDMVDAQNPSGGFPGMAPVYHDMWSPGWADAGVIVPWTLYRMYGDTRSAEEHFEAIRKHLALYRAKAPQDLGPNEGFGDWLAVGGDTPKDLLGTAYHAHSNKLASELAAALGKTDEAAAYAKRFEEIRKAFQNAYVKPDGKIGNDTQTGYLAAIRFDLLTTEQRGKAARQLAAAIDAKGGHLATGFLGVNLLLPVLSEIGRDDLAYALIRKKTYPSWGYSIEQGATTIWERWNSYTLENGFGDVSMNSFNHYAYGACVEWLYQTVLGITPLEPGFGKVSVAPVPGGGLDHAKGHYDSIRGRIESSWKVAGGMIQMEVTIPPNTTAEISVPTTSADKVAQTGAKFLRQEKGRAIFAAGSGSYTFKAPLR
- a CDS encoding FtsK/SpoIIIE domain-containing protein, which translates into the protein MPTVTDPLHPERIRELLLRLQASVSSISGREAALTRTHAAGVLAAKRHSTARREAGEAAHGARQRDLQAQSEAEHDNMVRKYDARRSWMNRAAQAAQSGLSRRVRAEKDRQVGMRQAQTMRSKEEAKELWERSRQDHREFAQGIAADFEETAAAARGAVKVVRSFQPLFSLMLRKGKFVKGEAADTSKDRETLRKESQQRLAEATEQLGSLRRNPLAGFFRFVPLTALLVVIGGAFGYMIYSAPDRAAKLAELKPMLLVALLAPIGLHLLSALLLLPSVRRMSITLQSSRNLGAAAAAVSEAKVTALGESLKREVAQQSEGLSETLRGSEEIGQEVMQSGRRKIEAQVARLPAKAEALHQRNLGYVTAWTEHTAAELDAEYAAEVAARDAEYAAGVAAADAARQQGLDALLVEWVEQVKPVHSELLGLAAQAEARFPGWDESWIGTWAPPETAERALPFGKLHVLMKQLAGGMPESAIFTLDGPAEFDIPLALGFPDRGSVMLEGDATAAAATINEIVLRVLTTHPAGRAIFTLIDPVGLGKDFAGLMHLGDYEETLIHGRIWTQTTQIEERLAEINEHIEKVIQMYLRNEYATLDEYNEQAGTVAEKQRFVVVSGFPAAFSDTASKRLLSIATSGARCGVYLLVHRDPRQQVDPALADALEKACLRLVPHNDHYRLVSMPAGADQTVLSAPPKGDLETALVHRLGQASVDSNRVEVPFSHISPPESEWWTSSTGDELRVPIGRSGAKKFQMLALGKGTRQHALIAGKTGSGKSTLFHVMITNLALHCSPDEVEFYLVDFKKGVEFKCYGSRRLPHARVVAIESDREFGLSVLQRVDDELRRRGELFRKAGVQDVAGYRKASGQPLPRTLLMIDEFQEIFTEDDSVAQSASLLLDRIVRQGRAFGIHVILGSQTLGGAYTLARATIGQMVVRIALQCNEADAYLIMDDDNPAPRLLTRPGEGIYNDNAGALAANSPFQTVWLAEDDRNAMLDRVTALAAERGRKPAAPVVFEGNAPADLDANLELAGLLAERPQSRPAEIKAWLGEPNAIKGPTEAVFGRRSGSHMLLVGQSDERVATLLEVASFSLAAGLPADGGRFVILDGSNASKRLAASLPQDVKVVGPAGVADAIGELAAELAKRSAGESDGPEIFVVIHGMQKFKKLRQEDDFLFSMDDGPSGPNPSKVLADIASEGGPLGIHIIAGVDTWNNVSRWLPRKVMAEFEMRVLFQMSANDSANLIDSPAAGSLGLHRALLYNEAHGTTETFRPYADPEGDWWAKAAEQLKAGALEATG